A genome region from Chloroflexota bacterium includes the following:
- a CDS encoding LysE family translocator produces the protein MSEVDTLTAFVTAVVVWVAALMTPGPDFAATVHASVGGSRRSGLAVAGGVTVGMVGWAVASLFGLHALLLTFESLSTVLRLAGAAYLAYIGLRLLLSAWRSEHAETGGAAPRSTVGAFRYGLLTNLANPKALALFGSLFAVLVPADAPSWFTLSFLVTIVGTTLTWYVLVALTMSTRAVSRVYRRAERGLTALTGALFVGVSVRLAAES, from the coding sequence ATGTCCGAAGTCGATACGCTGACCGCGTTCGTCACGGCGGTCGTCGTGTGGGTGGCCGCGCTGATGACGCCCGGGCCGGACTTCGCGGCGACGGTCCATGCCTCGGTCGGTGGCTCGCGTCGTAGCGGCCTGGCGGTGGCTGGCGGCGTGACGGTTGGCATGGTTGGCTGGGCTGTGGCGAGCCTCTTCGGGCTGCACGCGCTGCTGCTGACGTTTGAGAGCCTGTCTACGGTGTTGCGGCTCGCCGGCGCGGCGTATCTGGCCTACATCGGCCTGCGCCTGCTGCTCTCGGCCTGGCGCAGCGAACATGCTGAGACCGGCGGAGCAGCGCCGCGCTCGACGGTCGGGGCGTTTCGCTACGGACTCCTGACCAATCTCGCCAACCCGAAGGCGTTGGCCCTGTTCGGGAGTCTCTTCGCCGTGCTGGTGCCGGCCGATGCGCCGTCGTGGTTCACCCTCAGCTTCCTGGTGACCATCGTCGGCACGACCCTCACCTGGTACGTGCTGGTGGCGCTGACAATGTCCACCCGGGCCGTGTCGCGGGTGTATCGGCGGGCCGAGCGCGGGCTGACGGCCCTGACGGGCGCGCTGTTCGTCGGGGTGAGCGTGCGACTGGCGGCCGAGTCGTAG
- a CDS encoding patatin-like phospholipase family protein, with amino-acid sequence MLAPAPATSDRPAAQRFDLALVLSGGGARGFAHIGVLQVVDELRLPADLVVGVSMGSIVGAGYAAGFTPDQMLELARAMRVRSVFRPRPGRQSFADPAGLREAIQTIFGDRTFADLQRELLVVSASVLDGQPFVFRDGLLVDALVASCSIPLLFPPISHQGAYLLDGGLVNALPLGLARQLGARQIVAVDASSHVRHLFKLPVVRHAARGVVRALELRRAPADLSRLRIVSRILHHASQPLDAAPVDVLIRPSFGYRTTYHYQHWQEMVARGRAAAEQVRPELMALRDVTGASA; translated from the coding sequence ATGCTCGCGCCCGCGCCCGCCACCAGCGACCGGCCAGCAGCCCAGCGATTCGACCTGGCGCTGGTGCTGAGCGGCGGCGGGGCGCGCGGGTTCGCGCACATCGGCGTGCTCCAGGTCGTCGACGAGCTGCGGCTGCCGGCCGATCTGGTCGTCGGCGTCAGTATGGGCAGCATCGTCGGGGCCGGGTACGCGGCCGGCTTCACGCCTGACCAGATGTTGGAGCTGGCGCGGGCCATGCGGGTGCGGTCGGTCTTCCGGCCCCGCCCGGGCCGCCAGAGCTTCGCGGACCCGGCCGGCCTGCGCGAAGCGATCCAGACCATCTTCGGAGATCGGACGTTCGCCGATCTGCAACGCGAGTTGCTGGTGGTGAGCGCCAGCGTGCTCGACGGCCAACCGTTCGTCTTCCGCGACGGCCTCCTGGTCGATGCGCTGGTCGCCAGTTGCTCGATCCCGCTGCTCTTCCCGCCGATCAGCCACCAGGGGGCGTACCTGCTCGACGGCGGACTGGTCAACGCGCTGCCGCTGGGGCTGGCGCGGCAGCTTGGCGCGCGGCAGATCGTGGCGGTGGACGCGTCCAGTCACGTTCGCCACCTGTTCAAGCTGCCGGTGGTTCGGCACGCGGCGCGAGGGGTTGTGCGGGCGTTGGAGCTTCGTCGTGCCCCGGCGGACCTCAGCCGACTCCGCATCGTCTCGCGCATCCTGCACCATGCCAGCCAGCCGCTCGACGCTGCTCCCGTCGACGTGCTGATCCGGCCGTCGTTCGGCTACCGCACGACCTACCACTACCAGCACTGGCAGGAGATGGTGGCTCGTGGCCGCGCCGCCGCCGAGCAGGTGCGTCCAGAGCTGATGGCGCTCAGGGATGTCACCGGCGCCAGCGCGTAG
- a CDS encoding Gfo/Idh/MocA family oxidoreductase, whose product MMTQVATLGVGIIGASRVAPQHALAVSTDERTHLAAIADPDTRRAMPIAEQYGCEVLADYREMLKRKDIATVMLGLPNDLHAKIGIEALEAGKHVFVEKPMANTLEECDAMMAAARRGGVQVFVGHSQRFFATTVEARRLVTSGELGAPIMARDVWSKAFGIESRPPWFVDRARGGGMWLMNGAHMIDRTCWVLGSGVVAVKGWVGNPIHNAAADDASAAYLQLKNGLNVSLFHAGFKNRGKDQCGVEILLTDGMIEFDSYSNRLQVAGNGDYEERAVERVNPFVAEFVRMVDSITTGAKLAVTPEWSRHIVAVMLAVEESGRTGREVRIADADYADPA is encoded by the coding sequence ATGATGACCCAGGTCGCGACACTCGGCGTCGGCATCATCGGTGCGAGCCGCGTCGCACCTCAGCACGCTCTCGCCGTCTCCACCGACGAGCGCACCCACCTTGCCGCCATCGCAGACCCGGACACTAGGCGCGCCATGCCGATCGCCGAGCAGTACGGCTGCGAGGTGCTGGCCGACTATCGCGAGATGCTCAAGCGGAAGGACATCGCGACGGTGATGCTCGGGCTGCCGAACGATCTGCACGCGAAGATCGGCATCGAGGCGCTGGAGGCCGGCAAGCACGTCTTCGTCGAGAAGCCGATGGCCAACACGCTCGAAGAGTGCGACGCGATGATGGCGGCGGCCCGGAGGGGCGGCGTCCAGGTCTTCGTGGGCCACTCGCAGCGCTTCTTCGCCACGACGGTCGAGGCGCGCCGCCTGGTGACCTCCGGCGAGCTGGGCGCGCCGATCATGGCCCGCGACGTCTGGAGCAAGGCGTTCGGCATCGAGTCCCGCCCGCCCTGGTTCGTGGATCGGGCGCGCGGCGGCGGCATGTGGCTGATGAACGGCGCGCACATGATCGACCGGACCTGCTGGGTGCTCGGCAGCGGCGTCGTCGCCGTCAAGGGCTGGGTCGGCAACCCGATCCACAACGCGGCAGCCGACGACGCCTCGGCGGCCTACCTGCAGCTCAAGAACGGGCTGAACGTCTCGCTGTTCCACGCCGGCTTCAAGAATCGTGGCAAGGATCAGTGCGGTGTCGAGATACTCCTGACAGACGGGATGATCGAGTTCGACTCGTACAGCAATCGGCTCCAGGTCGCAGGGAACGGCGACTACGAGGAGCGCGCTGTCGAGCGCGTCAACCCGTTCGTCGCCGAGTTCGTGCGGATGGTGGACAGCATCACGACGGGCGCGAAGCTGGCCGTCACGCCGGAGTGGTCGCGGCACATCGTCGCGGTGATGCTGGCGGTCGAGGAGTCCGGTCGGACCGGTCGCGAGGTCCGCATCGCCGACGCCGACTACGCCGACCCGGCCTGA